A window from Candidatus Gracilibacteria bacterium encodes these proteins:
- a CDS encoding non-canonical purine NTP pyrophosphatase, translating to MKLLVATKNPGKFEEIREMLLPLGAELLSLAEVGISDDFFEGGDGFEENALGKARFYFEKSGIPAVADDSGIFVEALESELGVKTRRWGAGERASDEEWLEQFLKRMESEENRNAEFVCAAAYAGPEGERVFVGDTKGTLAMAPQVPVRQGIPLSSIFYPEGYRKVYAELSLDEKNAVSHRGKAFNKLLSCLKMFGKE from the coding sequence ATGAAGCTGCTTGTCGCCACAAAAAATCCAGGAAAATTTGAGGAAATTCGAGAAATGTTGCTTCCACTTGGTGCCGAGCTTTTGTCTTTGGCGGAAGTGGGGATTAGTGACGATTTTTTTGAGGGCGGGGATGGCTTTGAAGAAAATGCACTTGGAAAGGCGAGGTTTTATTTTGAGAAATCCGGGATACCCGCCGTGGCCGACGACAGTGGTATTTTTGTGGAAGCGCTTGAAAGTGAGCTTGGGGTAAAGACGCGTCGATGGGGGGCGGGAGAACGAGCGAGTGATGAAGAGTGGCTCGAACAATTTTTAAAGCGAATGGAGTCGGAAGAAAATCGGAACGCCGAATTTGTGTGCGCGGCGGCTTATGCCGGGCCCGAAGGGGAGCGAGTTTTTGTGGGGGACACAAAGGGAACCCTTGCAATGGCACCACAAGTTCCGGTTCGCCAGGGGATACCGCTCTCTTCGATTTTTTACCCCGAAGGATACCGTAAAGTGTATGCGGAACTTTCTTTGGACGAAAAAAATGCGGTGAGTCACCGCGGAAAAGCCTTTAACAAACTGCTCTCATGCTTGAAGATGTTTTGAAAAGAATAG
- a CDS encoding class I SAM-dependent methyltransferase yields the protein MLEDVLKRIETENEAQDQWIVGPATGKMLHWLVRVLEPEVVLEIGTSVGYSALWMASALEKNQRGQLWTIESHEERFHTAQRNIEAAGLEHRILQLRGHAPEIFTENPILPKRIDLAFFDATKQEHQSYFDAIFPRIPSGGMIVVDNVRSHRFGKMQSFIEATHKHAGLKVVEIPVGDGLLIARVV from the coding sequence ATGCTTGAAGATGTTTTGAAAAGAATAGAGACCGAAAATGAGGCGCAAGACCAATGGATTGTTGGCCCTGCCACCGGGAAAATGCTGCACTGGTTGGTGCGCGTTTTGGAGCCGGAAGTGGTGCTTGAAATTGGTACTTCGGTTGGATACAGCGCCCTATGGATGGCCTCCGCTCTCGAGAAAAATCAAAGGGGGCAGCTGTGGACCATTGAGTCTCATGAGGAACGGTTCCACACGGCTCAAAGAAATATTGAAGCGGCGGGATTGGAGCACCGCATTTTGCAATTGAGGGGACATGCTCCGGAGATTTTTACGGAAAACCCCATCCTGCCAAAGCGCATCGACCTTGCTTTTTTTGATGCCACCAAGCAGGAGCACCAGTCTTATTTTGATGCTATTTTTCCACGCATCCCTTCAGGTGGCATGATTGTGGTGGACAATGTTCGGTCTCATCGTTTTGGAAAAATGCAGAGCTTTATTGAGGCCACGCACAAACATGCCGGACTCAAAGTGGTTGAGATTCCGGTGGGAGATGGGCTGCTTATTGCCCGCGTCGTTTAG